Proteins encoded together in one Anticarsia gemmatalis isolate Benzon Research Colony breed Stoneville strain chromosome 1, ilAntGemm2 primary, whole genome shotgun sequence window:
- the LOC142976311 gene encoding trypsin, alkaline A-like: MRFLALLVLCVAAASAEEFGQRIVGGSVTSIRNYPEMVALLFAANQANHRQNCGGSILNQRFVLTAAHCFDNGRLHNGMWRLRVGSDNANSGGQVLQVNNIRRHPNYNQRTVDSDIAIMRAPSNINFNNNVRAARIAGSNYNLGDNQVVWAAGWGHTSQGGRPSEQLRHVQIWTINQNVCRQRYGASAITDNMLCSGWLDVGGRDQCQGDSGGPLYHNRIVVGVCSWGRGCGQARYPGVNVRVSRFTTWIQNNSR; the protein is encoded by the exons ATGCGTTTTCTTGCGTTGTTGGTTTTGTGTGTGGCAGCTGCCTCAG ctgAGGAGTTCGGCCAAAGAATTGTTGGTGGTTCCGTTACCAGCATTCGCAACTACCCTGAGATGGTAGCTTTACTATTTGCTGCCAACCAAGCTAACCACAGACAGAACTGCGGCGGCAGCATCCTCAACCAGAGATTTGTTCTAACTGCTGCTCACTGCTTTga caaCGGCAGACTCCATAATGGTATGTGGCGTCTACGTGTAGGTTCTGACAACGCCAACAGCGGTGGTCAAGTACTTCAAGTGAATAATATCCGCAGACACCCGAATTATAACCAAAGAACTGTTGATTCCGACATCGCCATTATGCGCGCTCCCTCTAACATCAATTTCAACAACAACGTTCGTGCAGCAAGAATTGCTGGCTCCAACTACAACTTAGGAGACAACCAAGTTGTCTGGGCTGCAGGATGGGGTCACACATCT CAAGGTGGCAGACCCTCTGAGCAGCTTCGTCATGTTCAAATCTGGACTATCAATCAGAATGTCTGCCGCCAGCGTTATGGTGCATCTGCTATCACCGACAACATGCTGTGCTCCGGCTGGCTCGACGTCGGTGGTCGTGACCAGTGCCAGGGTGACTCCGGCGGTCCTCTGTACCACAACCGCATCGTCGTTGGTGTCTGCTCATGGGGCAGAGGTTGCGGTCAAGCTCGTTACCCTGGTGTTAATGTTCGTGTATCACGCTTCACTACCTGGATTCAGAACAACTCAAGATAA